In the genome of Bradysia coprophila strain Holo2 unplaced genomic scaffold, BU_Bcop_v1 contig_232, whole genome shotgun sequence, one region contains:
- the LOC119076715 gene encoding protein Fer3 isoform X2 — MSVFPSDHWENRSNGHPSDPNYIPDVTPFTPMWGQEAPPPMVSYPELMAGFPCGDLAIWPRSQMSGLVSQRLSPRNGLQSSSSSTKKTRRRVASIAQRRAANIRERRRMFNLNEAFDKLRRKVPTFAYEKRLSRIETLRLAITYIGFMSELLAGGNNRLHEQRNSEIFSPVPQHVHPAAIQRDFVSPYNHGG; from the exons ATGTCTGTGTTTCCGAGCGATCATTGGGAAAATCGAAGCAATGGA CATCCATCTGACCCGAATTACATTCCGGATGTCACTCCATTCACACCAATGTGGGGTCAAGAAGCTCCACCACCGATGGTTTCCTATCCCGAATTAATGGCTGGATTTCCATGTGGAGACTTAG CTATTTGGCCCCGTTCACAAATGAGTGGCTTAGTGTCGCAAAGACTCTCTCCCCGCAATGGTTTGCAGTCATCCAGTTCGTCAACAAAGAAAACACGTCGCCGGGTCGCATCGATTGCTCAGCGACGTGCGGCCAACATTCGGGAACGACGGCGAATGTTCAACTTGAACGAAGCATTCGACAAACTCCGGCGCAAGGTTCCCACATTTGCCTACGAAAAGCGACTGTCTCGCATCGAAACGTTACGCTTGGCCATCACATACATTGGTTTTATGTCCGAATTGCTGGCTGGTGGCAACAATCGATTGCATGAGCAACGAAATTCGGAAATATTTTCGCCAGTACCTCAACATGTTCATCCGGCAGCGATTCAACGTGATTTTGTGTCTCCGTACAATCATGGAGGTTGA
- the LOC119076715 gene encoding protein Fer3 isoform X1, with protein MSVFPSDHWENRSNGVRLLHKIAHPSDPNYIPDVTPFTPMWGQEAPPPMVSYPELMAGFPCGDLAIWPRSQMSGLVSQRLSPRNGLQSSSSSTKKTRRRVASIAQRRAANIRERRRMFNLNEAFDKLRRKVPTFAYEKRLSRIETLRLAITYIGFMSELLAGGNNRLHEQRNSEIFSPVPQHVHPAAIQRDFVSPYNHGG; from the exons ATGTCTGTGTTTCCGAGCGATCATTGGGAAAATCGAAGCAATGGAGTACGTTTATTACATAAAATTGCA CATCCATCTGACCCGAATTACATTCCGGATGTCACTCCATTCACACCAATGTGGGGTCAAGAAGCTCCACCACCGATGGTTTCCTATCCCGAATTAATGGCTGGATTTCCATGTGGAGACTTAG CTATTTGGCCCCGTTCACAAATGAGTGGCTTAGTGTCGCAAAGACTCTCTCCCCGCAATGGTTTGCAGTCATCCAGTTCGTCAACAAAGAAAACACGTCGCCGGGTCGCATCGATTGCTCAGCGACGTGCGGCCAACATTCGGGAACGACGGCGAATGTTCAACTTGAACGAAGCATTCGACAAACTCCGGCGCAAGGTTCCCACATTTGCCTACGAAAAGCGACTGTCTCGCATCGAAACGTTACGCTTGGCCATCACATACATTGGTTTTATGTCCGAATTGCTGGCTGGTGGCAACAATCGATTGCATGAGCAACGAAATTCGGAAATATTTTCGCCAGTACCTCAACATGTTCATCCGGCAGCGATTCAACGTGATTTTGTGTCTCCGTACAATCATGGAGGTTGA
- the LOC119076676 gene encoding intraflagellar transport protein 56: MILSRVKSDSASSRNSNSPAVKKTVPDFEEFLLQRDYTGARTVLEFRAADNDNIRSLIDQWTAFCNFHLGDYAKALEQYQSIRKDENTVAINVAVCMFYLGIYQESQELIETIPNSPLKVRLLFHLSHKLKDEERLLELHGSLRDVSEDQLSLAGLHFLRGHYQEAIDIYKRVQLDKKDFLALNIYIALCYYKLDYFDISQEVLDMYLTKYPDSIIAINLKACNRFRLFDRRTAELDIKNLISNSGTFGSDLIKHNLVVFRGGEGALQVFPMLIDIVPEARLNLAIYYLRGGDVSKAEDLMKDVQPSVSYEYILKGAVHAVLGHAGSKEHLKNAQQYLHLVGSSAAECDTIPGRQSMASAFFLYGQFEEVLVYLNSIRSYFVNDDTFNYNYAQAKAATGYYAEAEEILMQISDPEIRHQHTYGMVLSRCHINCGHAEQAWNIYVSQDNNTESYALLQLIANESYRTGEFWISAKAFDMLEKLDPNPEHWEGKRGAIAGSLLAIVKERTVGAPPEGITAICSLLRDSTNSQAETMLRSIRRYASLSK; the protein is encoded by the exons ATG ATTCTGTCACGAGTGAAATCAGACTCAGCCAGTTCCCGAAACTCAAACAGTCCGGCGGTGAAAAAAACTGTTCCCGATTTCGAAGAGTTTTTGCTACAAAGAGACTACACCGGAGCGAGAACAGTGTTAGAG TTTCGTGCTGCCGACAATGACAACATTCGCAGTTTAATCGATCAATGGACAGCCTTCTGCAATTTCCATCTAGGTGACTATGCCAAAGCGCTGGAACAGTACCAATCGATACGGAAAGATGAAAACACCGTGGCCATTAATGTTGCCGTCTGCATGTTCTATTTGGGAATATATCAAGAGTCTCAGGAATTGATCGAAACCATTCCGAATTCACCGCTCAAAGTGCGATTGCTGTTCCATTTGTCGCATAAATTGAAGGACGAAGAACGGCTGTTGGAGTTGCACGGGTCGTTGCGAGATGTTAGTGAAGATCAATTGAGTCTGGCtggtttacattttttgcgagGTCATTACCAAGAGGCTATTGACATTTACAAGAGAGTGCAATTGGATAAGAA agatttCTTGGCACTTAACATTTACATAGCGCTGTGCTATTACAAGCTCGACTATTTCGATATATCGCAAGAGGTTCTGGATATGTACTTGACAAAATACCCGGACAGCATAATTGCCATCAATCTGAAAGCTTGTAATCGGTTTCGTCTATTCGATCGCCGAACGGCTGAATTGGATATAAAAAACTTGATCAGCAACAGTGGCACTTTCGGAAGCGATTTGATCAAACACAATTTGGTAGTGTTTCGTGGAGGCGAGGGCGCGTTGCAGGTATTTCCGATGTTGATTGACATCGTTCCGGAAGCTCGACTGAATTTGGccatttattatttacgtgGCGGAGACGTCAGCAAAGCTGAAGACTTGATGAAAGATGTACAGCCGTCGGTATCATATGAATACATATTGAAAGGTGCCGTTCATGCCGTTCTGGGACATGCGGGTTCg AAAGAGCATCTCAAGAACGCCCAACAGTATTTGCATTTAGTGGGAAGTAGTGCGGCAGAATGTGATACAATACCGGGACGACAGAGTATGGCTTCTGCATTCTTTTTGTATGGTCAATTCGAAGAGGTTCTTGTCTATCTCAACTCGATTCGAAGCTATTTCGTAAATGATGATACATTCAATTACAACTACGCTCAG GCTAAAGCAGCAACCGGATATTATGCAGAGGCCGAAGAAATTTTGATGCAAATATCAGACCCGGAAATTCGTCACCAACATACATACGGAATGGTATTGTCAAGGTGCCATATCAATTGTGGTCATGCTGAacag GCGTGGAACATTTACGTATCCCAAGATAACAACACCGAATCGTATGCGCTACTGCAACTAATTGCTAACGAATCATACCGAACGGGAGAGTTTTGGATATCAGCAAAAGCGTTCGATATGTTGGAAAA ATTGGACCCGAACCCAGAACATTGGGAAGGCAAACGAGGTGCAATAGCTGGTTCACTTTTAGCTATCGTAAAGGAACGAACGGTGGGCGCACCTCCCGAAGGTATAACAGCAATTTGTTCTCTGCTGAGAGATTCAACAAATAGCCAAGCCGAAACGATGCTGCGATCAATTAGGCGATACGCCAGTTTGTCGAAGTGA